In Candidatus Nealsonbacteria bacterium, the DNA window GATGTTCCTGGGGCTGAAATGGCAACGCTTTCAGGAACATTTTTTACTAAAGTATTCGAGGGGCCATATCAAAATGTAGGTATCTGGGCGAAGGAAATGAAAGAATATGTTGAAAAAAAAGGCAAGAATCTAAAAAAGCTTTATTTTTCATACACTACCTGCCCGAAATGCGCCAAAGCATACGGCAAGAATTATGTGGTGATTTTTGCGCAAATAGATTAAGTTGAAGAATCAAATCAATAAATCATGGATTTAATTTCAAAAATTTTAATGGTAGTTTTGATATTCTTGGGAGAGAGTTTTTCTATTTACGCAGAAATGATTATGGCAAAAAATTATTCCAACACGTCTTTTATTGGTCTCTTTCTTAAAATGGTATTTGTGATTATAATTGCCGGAATTTTTTTGATTGCTGGATATATGTTTGGTTTTAAATATTTTAAGAATATATGGATTGTCAGCGTGACCTCCATAACATCTATCTTAATAATGGAACCTATTCTTGCTTATACAATTTTTCATCAGCTACCAACAAAAGGAGCGCTTATAGGTTTAATTTTAGGAGCATTAGGATTTATTTCAGCAATAATTTATCGCTAAATATGGAGCTTGAAAAATTTGAAAAATTGGTAAACGAAGGGATTAGAGCCATTCCGGAAAAAATTTTGAAAAAATTGGAAAACGTTGACGTTGTGATAGAAGATGAGCCTGCTGTTTATCAGCTGAGAAAAATTAAACTTAAAAGAGATTCAGTTCTTTTTGGATTATATGAAGGCGTACCCCAAAACAAAAGATGGGGTTACGGCCAGGCCTTGCCGGATAAAATAAGTATTTTTAAAAAGGCGATTGAAAACTATGCGAGGTCCGAAGAAGAAATCAAGGAAATTGTTATGAACACGGTTTGGCATGAAATTGCCCATCACTTTGGGATGGATGAAGAAATGGTGAGAGAATCGGAAAGGAAGCGCAGAAAAAAATAAAATAATAAATAAATTTATGAAAAAAAATATTTTGTTAATAATAATTGCCATAATTTTAATTCTGGCCGGTATATCGGTTTTAAGTATAAAAAATTGTATTTTTTTTGTTAAGAAAAACGTTGCCGAAGAAAATCCAATTAATAATAACTATTTATCAGTATCTGTAATTCCTATTCATCAAACTGATAATTTTTATAATATACAAGCTGAATACCCCCAATTTAAAAATGCCTCAGATGAATTTAACAAAAAAATTGCCGATTTAATTACAGAGGAAATTGATAATTTCAAAAAAAGCGCAAAAGAGAATTGGGATGCGCGAAGGGCGACAGCCATGCCGGATAATCCGGTTCCTGAAAACCCCGAAGGACCGTTTGATTTTATCGCCACCTGGAAGCCGGTCCAGCTTAATAATGAATATTTAAGTTTTGTTATAAACTCGTATTACTTTGTCGGCGGTGCTCATGGCGCCAACGAAGTGCATGCTTTTAATTACGACCTGGCAAAGCAGAAGGAAATAACTATTTTAGATTTTCTAAATTCATCACAGCAATATTTTGAAAAATTAGCCGAGCTGTCGGCCAAAGAGGTTACCTCTAAACTTCAGGGCAATGAAGTAATGATAGATGATTTTTTAAAACAAATGATTCAAGACGGCACTAAGGCAACCCAAGAAAATTACAAAGACTTTAATTTTAATTATAATTCATTAATAATTTATTTTCAGCAGTATCAAGTTGCACCGGGTGCGGCCGGAGAGATAACGATAACGTTTTATAAAAACACCTTGGACAAAAATTCAATAAAATCCGATTATTTAAAATAAAAACAGTATGAGTTGGTTAATTTTTGCTTTTCTTTCGGCAATAATGGCGGCTTTGGTGGCGATTTTCGCAAAAATGGGGCTGAAGAGCATTGATTCTACTTTAGCCACTACTATCAGGTCGATTATTATGGCTGTCTTTTTGATTTTAGTCAGTTTTTCTCTGAAAAAATTTCAGGGATTCTCCTTTAAATCATTTGATTCTAAGGATTGGCTGCTGATTGTTTTTGCCGGTATCGCCGGTGCACTTTCTTGGCTTTTTTATTTTTTTGCCTTGAAAACCGGATTAGCGACAAAAGTAGTGGTTATAGATCGTCTTAGTTTGGTTTTTG includes these proteins:
- a CDS encoding metallopeptidase family protein, with protein sequence MELEKFEKLVNEGIRAIPEKILKKLENVDVVIEDEPAVYQLRKIKLKRDSVLFGLYEGVPQNKRWGYGQALPDKISIFKKAIENYARSEEEIKEIVMNTVWHEIAHHFGMDEEMVRESERKRRKK
- a CDS encoding DUF3298 and DUF4163 domain-containing protein; amino-acid sequence: MKKNILLIIIAIILILAGISVLSIKNCIFFVKKNVAEENPINNNYLSVSVIPIHQTDNFYNIQAEYPQFKNASDEFNKKIADLITEEIDNFKKSAKENWDARRATAMPDNPVPENPEGPFDFIATWKPVQLNNEYLSFVINSYYFVGGAHGANEVHAFNYDLAKQKEITILDFLNSSQQYFEKLAELSAKEVTSKLQGNEVMIDDFLKQMIQDGTKATQENYKDFNFNYNSLIIYFQQYQVAPGAAGEITITFYKNTLDKNSIKSDYLK
- a CDS encoding EamA family transporter, whose protein sequence is MSWLIFAFLSAIMAALVAIFAKMGLKSIDSTLATTIRSIIMAVFLILVSFSLKKFQGFSFKSFDSKDWLLIVFAGIAGALSWLFYFFALKTGLATKVVVIDRLSLVFVIIFAALFLGEHLGWKTVIGALFMVIGAIIITLK